A region from the Romeriopsis navalis LEGE 11480 genome encodes:
- a CDS encoding ABC transporter substrate-binding protein — MFRLLRRKFASLLSVVALATATLFLTVACSGQGSNQSAPIAIATLPWVGYSGQYIGVAKGFFKEQGLNIQDVAFQSSSDQIAAFLSKKIDIAWITSGDAVQVAAKEPTAKIIYTADYSNGGDGIIGRDINSAADLKGKTVAREDILFTKLFLRAYLKQGGLTEKDITLKNMTADAAATAFAAKQVDAAVSFEPYLRKAAKEGGGSVIFSSEGTNLIADVLVVREDLIKSRKADLEKYLKAVDKGVKLLLADDAEALKIVGSKLGVTPDEVKEQKALVKVFDIEANKTIAFNPDNPQNIMGNLELTAKAAYDFKVSDKVIDITTFADESLIKAL; from the coding sequence ATGTTTAGGTTACTGCGACGCAAGTTTGCGTCTCTTTTGTCAGTTGTAGCACTAGCCACAGCCACATTGTTTCTGACCGTTGCCTGTTCTGGTCAAGGCAGCAATCAGTCAGCACCGATCGCGATTGCCACACTCCCTTGGGTGGGGTACTCCGGTCAATACATCGGGGTCGCCAAAGGCTTTTTCAAGGAGCAGGGCCTAAATATTCAGGATGTTGCCTTCCAAAGCAGCAGTGATCAAATTGCGGCCTTCCTATCGAAGAAGATTGATATCGCTTGGATTACATCAGGTGATGCCGTCCAAGTCGCCGCAAAAGAACCAACGGCAAAGATTATCTACACCGCTGACTACTCGAATGGTGGCGACGGGATCATCGGCCGCGACATTAATTCCGCCGCCGATCTCAAAGGTAAAACAGTCGCACGTGAAGATATCTTATTTACCAAGTTATTCTTGCGAGCCTATCTTAAGCAAGGCGGTCTGACCGAGAAAGATATCACCCTCAAGAATATGACCGCTGATGCGGCGGCTACAGCTTTTGCCGCAAAGCAGGTGGATGCGGCTGTGAGCTTTGAGCCCTATCTCCGCAAAGCGGCAAAAGAAGGCGGCGGCTCAGTCATCTTCTCCAGTGAAGGAACCAACCTGATTGCGGATGTTCTGGTTGTGCGTGAAGACCTGATCAAATCGCGTAAAGCCGATTTGGAGAAGTATTTAAAAGCCGTTGATAAGGGCGTTAAGTTGCTGCTGGCCGACGATGCGGAAGCCCTCAAAATTGTTGGCAGCAAGCTCGGCGTGACCCCGGATGAAGTCAAAGAGCAAAAAGCCTTGGTGAAAGTCTTTGATATTGAGGCCAATAAAACGATTGCCTTCAATCCTGATAACCCCCAAAACATTATGGGCAACCTAGAGCTAACAGCAAAAGCGGCCTACGACTTCAAAGTGTCAGATAAGGTGATTGACATTACAACCTTTGCGGATGAATCCTTGATCAAAGCACTTTAA
- a CDS encoding ABC transporter permease has protein sequence MAEELTSRSHTYLRPSTFWSIRQSFPKSLALLIFSISLGLPLLLWIALSYTRAVPPLFLPTPTAVIQAGITMFVENNLWYDILVSCTRVLGGFAVAGLIGVPMGIAMGTFSSMENLFAPVVGLVRYMPVTAFVPLIVIWAGLGEASKITIITLGVVLYNAIMVADAVKFIPNDMINVAYTLGGNRRDILQRVILPATFPSVLDTLRVNISGAWNFLVIAELVAAQNGLGVRIIQAQRFLQTEKVLFCIAVIGVIGLVLDYGLKWISQKLTPWADQARH, from the coding sequence ATGGCTGAAGAACTAACCTCCCGATCGCACACATACCTACGGCCATCCACCTTTTGGAGCATCCGCCAAAGCTTTCCCAAATCCTTAGCACTCCTGATTTTCAGTATTTCCCTGGGGTTGCCGCTGTTATTGTGGATTGCCTTAAGCTACACCCGGGCCGTGCCACCCCTATTTCTGCCAACACCCACTGCCGTCATCCAAGCCGGCATTACGATGTTTGTGGAAAATAATCTGTGGTACGACATTCTCGTCAGCTGCACCCGCGTCCTGGGAGGCTTCGCCGTCGCCGGTCTGATTGGTGTCCCGATGGGCATCGCCATGGGGACATTCAGCAGCATGGAAAATCTATTTGCGCCAGTGGTGGGGCTGGTACGCTACATGCCAGTCACAGCATTTGTGCCATTGATCGTAATTTGGGCCGGCTTAGGTGAAGCCTCCAAAATCACGATCATTACCCTCGGGGTCGTACTCTATAACGCCATCATGGTCGCCGATGCGGTGAAGTTTATTCCCAACGACATGATTAATGTCGCCTATACCCTGGGGGGAAATCGTCGGGATATTCTACAGCGTGTAATTTTACCGGCGACATTTCCGAGCGTCCTCGATACTTTGCGGGTGAACATTTCCGGTGCCTGGAATTTTCTCGTCATTGCTGAATTAGTGGCGGCCCAAAATGGCCTCGGGGTAAGAATTATCCAGGCCCAAAGATTTTTGCAAACGGAAAAAGTTTTGTTCTGCATCGCAGTGATTGGGGTGATTGGCTTAGTTCTTGACTATGGGCTCAAGTGGATTTCACAAAAACTTACACCTTGGGCGGATCAAGCACGACATTAA
- a CDS encoding ABC transporter ATP-binding protein, protein MQQIDRQPKTFRYQDSASEAFRSAKLAVKSLSKEYTSQGKVTSVFDNINLHIQPRELVCLVGASGCGKSTLLNIIAGLLPPTRGEVLVDQICVTGRPGSDRGMVFQGYTLYPWLTVAQNVAFGLSLRKLPKAVQRERVFHFLEVVGLTQFADAYPKALSGGMKQRVAIARAIANEPAILLMDEPFGALDAQTKEQLQQFLLRLWEQTHVTILMITHDVEEAIYLSQRMYVMQAHPGRIARDMTIDLPTERALDIKLSPEFVDIKRQVLQALRE, encoded by the coding sequence ATGCAACAGATTGATCGGCAACCGAAAACTTTCCGCTATCAAGATTCTGCCAGTGAGGCTTTTCGTAGCGCCAAACTGGCCGTGAAATCCCTCAGCAAGGAATATACAAGTCAGGGTAAAGTCACATCCGTTTTTGACAACATCAATCTGCACATTCAACCCCGTGAACTCGTTTGTTTAGTGGGGGCTTCGGGCTGTGGTAAATCCACTCTGCTCAATATTATTGCGGGGTTACTACCACCAACACGCGGTGAAGTTTTAGTTGACCAAATCTGTGTAACGGGTCGCCCCGGTTCGGATCGAGGCATGGTCTTTCAGGGGTATACGCTCTATCCATGGCTGACAGTGGCCCAAAATGTCGCCTTTGGCCTATCTCTGCGCAAACTCCCGAAAGCGGTGCAGCGCGAACGTGTTTTCCATTTTCTCGAAGTCGTTGGGCTAACGCAATTTGCCGACGCTTATCCCAAGGCATTATCCGGGGGGATGAAACAGCGCGTGGCGATTGCCCGGGCGATCGCCAATGAACCAGCGATTTTGCTGATGGATGAACCCTTCGGTGCGCTCGATGCCCAAACCAAGGAACAATTGCAGCAGTTTTTGTTGCGCCTATGGGAACAAACTCATGTGACAATTTTGATGATTACCCATGATGTTGAAGAAGCGATTTATTTATCGCAGCGCATGTATGTCATGCAAGCACACCCTGGTCGAATTGCTCGGGACATGACAATTGATTTGCCAACAGAACGAGCCTTGGACATCAAACTTTCACCGGAATTTGTCGATATCAAACGTCAAGTTCTACAGGCACTACGCGAGTAG